The Thermosinus carboxydivorans Nor1 genomic sequence CGGCATAACCGCTGGCAAATTATACGCCTACGCCAGAATGCGCCGGGACGAAAACTCAGCCAACGCTAAATATCAGGCCCTGACCGGTAAAACCGAAGCACTGCTGGCCGAAATGGGAGCGGTGACAGCCTTCATTGAACCGGAAATTATTGCCATGCCGGAGGAAAAGCTGAACGAATTCCGCCGCCAGGAACAAGGACTGGCAGAATACAGCTTTTACTTTGACAATTTAATGCGCCAGAAAAAGCATGTCTTGTCCCCGGCAGAAGAAGAAATTCTCTCGCGCGCCAGTGAAGTTACCCAGGCGGCGGAAAACATTTTCAACATGCTTGCCCATGCCGATCTGCGGTTCCCGCAGATTCAGAATGAAAGCGGTCAAACCGTCACGCTTAGCGAGGGCCGGTTCCGCTCTTTTATCATGTCGCCTGATCGCCGTGTCCGCCAGGCGGCGTTTACCGGGCTGTTCAATACGTATAAACAATTCCGTAATACCTTTGCCGCCACCTTGGGCGGCAGCGTGAAAAAGAATATTTTTTACACCCGTACCCGTAAATATAATTCCACGCTGGAAGCTGCGCTTGAACCTGATAACGTGCCGCTGGCGGTGTACAATAACCTTATCGCTACCGTACACGAACACCTACCGCTCCTGCACCGCTATGTCGCCTTAAAAAAGCAAGCCCTAAGGCTGGACGAAATTCATATGTACGACCTGTATGTCCCGCTCGTCAGCGATGTTAGAATTACCATACCGTATGACGAAGCTCTGCAAATGGTACAAGAAGCTCTTAAACCCCTTGGCGCGGAATACAGTGAAATTCTGAATAAAGGTCTCACATCCGGATGGATTGATGTTTACGAAAATCAAGGAAAACAGACTGGCGCCTATTCGTGGGGAACTTATGGCGTTCACCCCTTCGTCCTACTCAACTACAATGACCGATATGACGATGTTTCCACCCTCGCCCATGAAATGGGGCATGCCATCCATAGCTACTATAGTCACGCTAACCAACCCTATGCCACCGCCTCCTATACCACTTTTACCGCCGAAGTCGCCTCCACAACCAATGAAATTCTGCTTATCGACCATATGCTGAAGGTAACGCATGACAAGCGCCAAAAGCTGTATTTCCTCAACCAGTACCTCGAAGCCGTCCGAGGCACTGTTTACCGGCAAACCATGTTCGCTGAATTTGAGAAGCTTTTATATGAAAAAGCGGAAGACGGCGAAACGATCACGGCTGACATGCTAGATGACTTGTGGCGGGAGCTTAACCGCAAATACTATGGCCCCGACATCGTAGTAGATGAAGAAATCGCTGTGGAGTGGGCCCGTATCCCCCATTTCTATTGGCATTTCTACGTTTACCAGTATGTTACCGGCTATGCGGCGGCAACCGCACTGGCTGAACAAATCCAACGCGAAGGAGAACCCGCACAAAAACGGTATATTGAATTTCTCAAGAGCGGCGGCTGCGACTACTCGATCAATATTCTTAAACGGGCCGGTGTTGATATGTCTTCACCGCAGCCGGTCGCCGTCACCCTGAACAAGTTTGGCGAACGGCTGAATGAACTGGAAAAGTTGTTAGCGGCTATTGACAACGCCTAATCCGGTGTGTTATTATTAGTTCATAACGAAAATAATTGCGTCCTGGTCCGCTTGCGTAGTGTACGACTCAACCAACCGACCGGCAATTGTTTTGCGTAATATCAAGTCCAAAGGAGGTTGGTGAGCGATGACCTACCAAGACAAGGCGCTAACCTGCAAAGAATGTGGTACTACTTTTGCTTTTTCAGCAGCAGAGCAGGCTTTTTACGCCGAAAAGGCTTTCAGAATGAACCTGCTCGCTGCCCGGAGTGCCGTAGTGCCCGCAAACAGGCGACCGGTCGTGGCCCTGCCGCTCGTCCGCAGCGTGAACTGTTTGCGGCCGTGTGCAGTGCTTGCGGTGTAACCACTCAGGTTCCCTTTAAGCCTACGGCCGGCAAACCGGTATATTGCCGTGCGTGCTTCCAAACCAATAAAAACTACTAACAATAAGGCCGGATGTTCCGGCCTTATTTTATTTGAAATATGCCGCCGTTTGCCCCGCTAGGAGCCCGCTGCGGCGCTGCCGTCCCGTCTGGAACCAAGCGTTTCTAAACGCTTGGTTCCATTTTTTTCAAGGCGACGCTCTTCATTATTTAAGCCACAGTTTAAAATAATAAAGCCTAGGAGGAATATTATGCAAATTATCCCGCCGATGCTGGCCAAACCCGCCACTCTTCCCGCTGATGAAAAAGACTATGGTTTTGAAATTAAGTGGGACGGTATCCGCGCCGTGATTTATCTCGCTAGCGATAACTTGCGGATACTTAGCCGCAATTTAAAAGACGTTACGCGCCAATATCCTGAGCTGATGCCGCTGACCCAAGCCTTAGCAGGACACTCCGTTATTTTGGATGGAGAAATTGTGGCGTTTGACATAAATGGACGCCCTTCTTTCGCTCGCTTACAAAACCGCATGGGCCTGGCTTCAGACCGGACTATCGCCCGCAAAACTACTGAAATCCCGGCAACCTATATTATCTTTGACCTGCTATATATTGACGGCCAATCAACACTCTCCCTTCCCTACATCGAGCGGCGCCGGCTGCTGGAAGAACTGGACCTTAACGGTCCTAACTGGCAGACGCCGGCCTACAAAACAGGACAAGGCCGGGAGCTGCTACTTGCTAGCAGGCGCCTTGGTCTGGAAGGTATCGTCGCCAAAAAACTGGACAGTATTTATTTGCCCGGCAAGCGGCCCGGCACCTGGCTGAAGATCAAAAATGTACGCCGCCAGGAATTCGTCATCGGTGGCTGGCTGCCCGGCCAAGGGACGCGAACCGGAATGATCGGTGCTCTGCTCCTGGGCTATTATGACCGGACACCGAAAGAAGCGGCAAAAGCCGGCCAACCACAGCGGCTGCTGTTTGCCGGCGCGGTAGGAACAGGCTTTACCCATACGACACTAAAAAAGCTCCAGCATCTTTTAAAGCCGCTCGAGCAGGCCGAACCGCCGTTTGCTGAGTCACCGCCGCTCAAAGGGGCGGTTTTCGTAAAACCCGCATTAGTAGGCGAAGTTGAATTTACCGAATGGACACCGGGCGGCACGCTTCGCCACCCATCCTTTAAAGGCCTTCGGAATGATAAAGATCCTCGCGACATTCTCTGCGAAACCAAGGGCTAAGCCAAAGGAGGTATCCTCATGCCACGGCCAATGTGGAGTGGTTCAATCAGTTTCGGTCTCGTTAATATTCCTGTTAAGATGTATAATTCCGTGCGGAAAAGGACGCTCCATTTCCATCAGCTTCGCGCCGGTGACGGCTGCAAAATCCGGCTCAAACGGGTCTGCGCCCGTGACGGCCAAGAAGTTCCTAATGAGCAAATCGTCAAAGGCTACGAAATTTCACCCCAGCGCTATGTTATCGTAACCACCGAAGAACTGGAAGCACTCAACCCGAAGGCATCCCGCACGATTGAAATCGAAGATTTTGTTAATCTTGATCAAATTGACCCGATCTACTTTGAACAGTCGTATTATCTGGTGCCGGACAAAGGAGCTGGCAAAGCCTATACCCTGCTGCTGCAGGCCATGAAGCAGGCGGGAAAAGTCGCCATTGCCCGAGTAGTGTTGCGCAATAAACAGTACCTGGTTACCATCCGGCCTGCCGGTAAAGCTCTCTCCCTAGCTACTA encodes the following:
- the pepF gene encoding oligoendopeptidase F, coding for MAKLIPFLADAVFFPTAAKTSSTAGLPVREEIPDKYKWRLEDIYASEELWEQDFAKLKNSLPQLAAYKGQLAHSAQNLLKCLKARDEAGITAGKLYAYARMRRDENSANAKYQALTGKTEALLAEMGAVTAFIEPEIIAMPEEKLNEFRRQEQGLAEYSFYFDNLMRQKKHVLSPAEEEILSRASEVTQAAENIFNMLAHADLRFPQIQNESGQTVTLSEGRFRSFIMSPDRRVRQAAFTGLFNTYKQFRNTFAATLGGSVKKNIFYTRTRKYNSTLEAALEPDNVPLAVYNNLIATVHEHLPLLHRYVALKKQALRLDEIHMYDLYVPLVSDVRITIPYDEALQMVQEALKPLGAEYSEILNKGLTSGWIDVYENQGKQTGAYSWGTYGVHPFVLLNYNDRYDDVSTLAHEMGHAIHSYYSHANQPYATASYTTFTAEVASTTNEILLIDHMLKVTHDKRQKLYFLNQYLEAVRGTVYRQTMFAEFEKLLYEKAEDGETITADMLDDLWRELNRKYYGPDIVVDEEIAVEWARIPHFYWHFYVYQYVTGYAAATALAEQIQREGEPAQKRYIEFLKSGGCDYSINILKRAGVDMSSPQPVAVTLNKFGERLNELEKLLAAIDNA
- a CDS encoding CxxC-x17-CxxC domain-containing protein; amino-acid sequence: MWYYFCFFSSRAGFLRRKGFQNEPARCPECRSARKQATGRGPAARPQRELFAAVCSACGVTTQVPFKPTAGKPVYCRACFQTNKNY
- the ligD gene encoding non-homologous end-joining DNA ligase → MQIIPPMLAKPATLPADEKDYGFEIKWDGIRAVIYLASDNLRILSRNLKDVTRQYPELMPLTQALAGHSVILDGEIVAFDINGRPSFARLQNRMGLASDRTIARKTTEIPATYIIFDLLYIDGQSTLSLPYIERRRLLEELDLNGPNWQTPAYKTGQGRELLLASRRLGLEGIVAKKLDSIYLPGKRPGTWLKIKNVRRQEFVIGGWLPGQGTRTGMIGALLLGYYDRTPKEAAKAGQPQRLLFAGAVGTGFTHTTLKKLQHLLKPLEQAEPPFAESPPLKGAVFVKPALVGEVEFTEWTPGGTLRHPSFKGLRNDKDPRDILCETKG
- the ku gene encoding non-homologous end joining protein Ku, with product MPRPMWSGSISFGLVNIPVKMYNSVRKRTLHFHQLRAGDGCKIRLKRVCARDGQEVPNEQIVKGYEISPQRYVIVTTEELEALNPKASRTIEIEDFVNLDQIDPIYFEQSYYLVPDKGAGKAYTLLLQAMKQAGKVAIARVVLRNKQYLVTIRPAGKALSLATMHYADEIVSLEELEGLPDTDIKPNQRELTMAEKLIESLAADFNPAKYRDEHREKVLEMIERKAEGETVVVQPVAPEGDKIVDLMAALEASLAAIKKKQPAKDTKDRRRKVRA